The sequence GATTGCAGGCAATTGTATGCCTACATCAACACCATCAAAAAACAGGAAAAGGAACCGCTAAAAGGTGATCCTGCTGCCGGCAGGCTGGTGTACCAAAATTCAGGGTGCGCCAATTGTCACCTCATGTATGGTGAAGGCAATAGCATTGGTCCGGAACTGACCGAAATTGGTGCCATCAGGAACACTGCCTACCTGCACCAGGCCATTGTCGATCCTGACGCCACGTTTCCGGAAAGTACCGACCCTGATAACGGTTATGGATTCTCGCTATACTTGTCCGTTAAAGTTGCTACCAGCGATGGACAAACAATAACTGGATTACGGATCAATGAAGACACTTATACCATCCAGTTAAAAGACACCGCCAATAACTATTATTCGTTTAATAAAGATGAGCTGGTTTCTATTGAAAAGCAGTATGGACATTCGGTAATGCCTTCCTACAAAACCAAATTAAGTGCACAGGAAATAGATAACCTTATTGCCTTCTTACATAAAGCTGGAAACCCATGAGAGTGATCCTCACCTTGATTATTATAATGGGCATTTCAACAGGAATAGCTGCACAGGTCAGTTACCAGAGGATCGCCAATGCCGATGCTGAACCCGGCAACTGGCTCACCTATTCGGGCAACTATGCAGCTACCCGGTATTCGGCCCTTAACCAGGTCAATACCAGCAATGTGAAACGACTGGCACCCGTTTGGATCTACCAGTTAAAAAGCGCGGGCGCGCCTTTTGAATGTACGCCACTGGTCGCCGATAAGATCATGTATATCTCTGAACCGCCCAGTACAGTTACAGCACTGGATATTGCCACGGGCAGGAAAATCTGGACCTACACGCCCGAGATGCCGAAGGATGTTAAGTTCATGGGCTTCGGTCCGGTTAACCGTGGCGTGGCCCTGCTTGATAACAATGTATACATCGGCACTTTAAATGCACACCTGGTTTGCCTGGATGCAAAATCCGGGGCAATCAAATGGAATGTTACAGTAGCAGATAACAAGCTCGGGTATGCGATTACCTGTGCACCGGTAGCAATCGACGGCAAGATTATCATTGGGATCAGTGGTGGCGAGGCTGGGATCCGTGGATTTTTAGATGCTTACAATGCCAAAACCGGTAAACTCGAATGGCGATTATATACTATTCCCGGTAAGGGCGAACCGGGCAATGAGACCTGGCAGGGCGATAGCTGGAAAACAGGCGGCGCTCCCACCTGGGTTCCGGGTTCATATGACAAGGAACTCAATCTGTTGTATTGGGGCATTGGCAATCCGGGGCCCGACTGGAATGGTGATAACCGGAAAGGCGACAATTTATACAGCTGTTCGGTATTGGCCATCAATCCAACTACCGGCAAAATGGCCTGGTACTTCCAGTTCACCCCGCATGATACCCACGATTGGGATGCCAACCAGATTCCCGTTTTACTGGATATCAAAATAAAAGGGATACCCCGAAAAGTACTGGCCACCGCCAACCGCAACGGGTTTTATTATGTATTGGATCGTAAGACCGGCGAATTTTTAGCAGGTGCGGCTTATGCCAAACAAACCTGGGCAAGGGGATTAGATGCCAAAGGAAGACCCATTGTTATTCCCGGTAAAGAACCCACTGAAAAAGGCAATCTCGTCTACCCGAGTTTGCAGGGCGCCACCAATTGGTTCAGTCCATCTTACAGTAAGAGCGCTGGCTTGTTCTATGTATCCGTGCGCGAAATGGGTTCCCTGTATTTCAAAAAGGAAGTAGAATACAAACCGGGCGAATATTTCATGGGCGGTGGCGAACAATTGTTACCCGGTGATAATGCATCTGGTGCTGTGAAAGCATTGGATGCTGCAACTGGTGAAACAAAATGGACGTTCAGGTTACAATCGCCACCATGGTCGGGAGTTTTATCGACAGCAGGCGGACTGGTTTTTGGTGGATCTGTTGAAGGCAATTTTTTTGCCCTGGATGCTGTAACCGGAAAATCAAAATGGCAGTTTCAGACTGGTGGACAAATCATCTCTAACCCAATGTCTTTTAGTGTGAACGGACAACAAAGGGTGGCGATAACAGCAGGAAATAGTTTGATCGTATTTGGACTTATTGCCCAATAACCATTCCTTTTAATGACCAAAGGATAGCCAGCACATCTTTTTTGCTTTCGTCATCTACTTTATGCTTGTCCAGCACCATCAGGATATCATCAACTGCGTGTACAAATTCAGCCGGACTTATATTCATGCCTTTGTGTGTTGTGACCATATCCCTGCCTGTGTAAGTTACAGGACCACCGCTACCTGAGCTAAAAAAATCAATAGTGTGTTGCCTGATGGCTGCCATCCTTTCCGGTTGTTCGATATAAGGCGTAAACCTGGCACTGATGCCCGGGTTGGTCATATGGGCCGCAACAACTTCATCAACAATTGATGAAATACCTGTGGTACCACCAAGGCGTTCAAACAGACTTTCTGGCATATCGTTTATTTTTAAGTGAAGAAAACCGAATGGTAATCAACCCGCGCAATTGCCTGCGCACTAAAGTGGATAAGTGACTGGAAGGTTTAAATAACCTACTCTTAAAGTTACTAAAATTAATTCATCAAAAACCAACCTGTTCTGAAGCCCTCATGGTATAAATATTGCATAGTAGATCCATGAGAAATAAAATATTAACAGGCGTAGCCGCCACTTTTTTTTCAATGATCATTATTGCCGCCTGCAATAATGAGGCAACCCAAAAAGCACCAGTTGCTGTTATGGATACAGCGGATAATCCGAAAGACTCCATGATGGTTCAACCAGAAGAACCTAAAGACATCGTTGATATTGTAGTCCGATCCGAAGACCACACAACTTTAGCAGCAGCCCTCAAAGCCGCAGCATTAATAGATACCTTAAAAAATGCAGGACCATTCACTGTATTTGCTCCTACCAATAAGGCATTCAATACTTTACCCGCTGGCAAAGTGGATGGTTTATTAAAACCGGAGAAAAAAGCTGAACTCACAAAAATCCTCACCTATCACGTAGTTCCCGGCAATATAATTGCTGCTGACCTGAAAAATGGCCAGAAGTTAACAACGCTTGAAGGCCAGGTATTGACAGTCAGCATAAAAGCGGGCAAAATAAAAATAAATAGGGCCAATATTATCACAGCTGATCTCGCCGGAAAAAATGGGGTAATCCATGTGATTGATGCGGTACTTATTCCCAAAAAGTAAATCCTCTTTTTTGAAGATGAGTGGCTACTGAAGATTGGGTATATTTTTACCGGAGACTAAAATGCTTTCTTGTCTGCCAAATATTTATCAAACCATTCCAGGTTGGTTTGCATGGTCTTGAGTACCATGCGGGGCTCAACCGGGCCATGGCCCTGCCTGGGCATCGCAAGCATTCGCACCGGGACATCCCTTCTTTTTAAAGCGTTATAGAACATTAGTCCATTACTTATCGGCACACGCTGGTCGCCTTCACAATGCTGCAGGAGTACGGGTGTTTTCACATTTTGTACATATCTTAAAGGGGAATGAGCATCATATACCGCCCAATCATTCCAGGGCTCAGATTTCATATAGGAGGGAAGAAATCCGGCGATATCGTCTGTCAGGTTTTGAAATGAAAGATCCACCACCGGGGCACCAATGGATGCCGCTTTAAAACGATCGGTATGGCCTACGATCCAGCTGCTCATAAAACCACCATAGCTCCAGCCCATCACACCCAGGCGATCTGCATCGGCAACACCCATTTTCAAAACATAGTCCACCCCCAGCATCAGGTCTTTATAATCAGCCCCGCCCCAATCGCGACGGTTGGCAGTCCGGAATGCTGTACCATAACCCGATGATCCGCGTGGGTTGGGTCGCAATACAAAAACGCCTTTTTCCGCGAAGGCTGCGATCGGGTATGTACCCTGGTTGCCAGCTATAAAGGTTTGCTGGAATACACCTGCCGGACCACCATGTACATTCAGGATAAGCGGATATTTCTTGCCGGTTTCATAATTAAGGGGGTATGTGAGAAGTCCTTCAATCTCCTTTCCATCTGCGGCTTTCCATTTCACGATCTCAGTCTTTGGAACCGGCAATCCGGCTAACCCTGAATGGATAGCGCTCACCTTTTGGGGAGTAAAAGAAGGCAGGCCACTGATATAGGCTTCGCCCGGTTGCCTGGTATTCTGTGAAACAAAACCCCAATGCGTTCTGCTGATATTAATGGACCCAGTTGTCACCAGGTTGCCCTGGCCATCGGACCATAATTTTACGGTTTTGCCATCGATCCCAATCTGGAAAATACTGTTCAGGGTTTTACTGGCTTCCAGCCAGAGAATTGACTGGCCATCAGCTGCCCATCCCAGAATAATACCATCTTCGTTGGGCGTTGCAGCCAGCCGCCAGGTTTTCTTGTCGGCAAAGGAATAAACCTGCGCGTGCTTGGGGCCTGACCAATCTACCGGGATCGCTGAACTATAATACACGATCTGTTTGCCATCCGGACTATACAACGGATTTGATTCACTGGCTTCTGTATTGACCAATAAAGTTGACTTACCGGTAACTACATCTACAACAGATATATCACCATAATAGTTATCGTTTACTTTCTGTGATTTGCCATGGCTGTACACAATATTTTTTCCATCCGGGCTCCAATCGAAAGCATTCACATTATGGTATTCGCTGGTGAGCTTCTTCCATTTATTCTTTCCCGTACTATCGTTCTCGTTCAACCATACCAGGTATAAGCGGCTTTGTTTATAGTCTTCGTCCAGGAAATACCAGTCATTCTTTGCCTTCTTATTTTTTTCATCATCATCAGTAGCCGCATCTACCTGGATAAATGCGATCCTGCTGCCATCATAACTCCACTTGTAGGCATCAACCGATTTTTTTACATCTGTAATTTTCCGGGGCTCCCCGCCATTTACAGGCATGATGTATAAATTGCTTTTACCATCGCGGTCTGATGTAAAACTGATCCATTGGCCATCGGGACTCCATTGCGGTGCGCCGGAATTCTTCTCGCCCTGTGTCAGTTGTATGGTGTTCGAACCATCAGCATTCGCTACATAGACCTGGTTAATATACTCACTGCGGTCAACCGTCATTACCGCCTCACGAACGCTATACAATACTTTGGTGCCATCTGGCGATGGTACCACTGCAGAGATATTCTTCATTCGTAAACTTTGCTCCGGGCTCCAATTGGTTTTTGCTTGTGCGTAGCAAGGGACAATTACTACCATGAATAGCAGGAAAATAAAAAAGCGTGACATACAAATAGTTTTGGTTTGGAAAATATTCAGCCAGGCTTTTCAGGACGAATAAGATACTACTTTTTCGCTTTCCCTGCTTCCTCTTCTGCAAGATGACGCAAATAATAACAATACACCAATTGCCCTTTGCGCATATTGGCCAACCTGAAAAATTCATTAGCGCCATGTGCCCTTTCATCACTTTGTTGAAAACCTAATGAATAGGCATACAGGCCCAACTCATCCTTTATAGATACCAATGATCCCACACTCCCGCCTGTGGCCGTTTGTAATGGCTCTTTACCATACATTTTGGTTAACACATCAGCTACATACCTATACGCTTTTGTGTCGTCCGGGAACTTAAACGCAACGGCATAATTTGGCCGGTAGGTATACTGTATGGTAGCACCAGCCGGACAGTTCTTATTGATGTGTTGTACGATCAGGTCAACGATCTCCGGGCCATTCTGGTTATCGACCAGCCGGCAGGTGATCCTGGCCATCGCCTTTCCGGGGATGATATTTGAATAACCATCCGCTGCCGTATATCCACCCTGCATACCAATGATCTCCAGAGTCGGACGGTACCAGATCCGTTCCAGGGGAGAATAATTCGGATCACCGGTTTCGGCGGTGGTACCCAACATTCTCATATCGTTTGCCGGGTCATAGGGGATTTTTTTGATCATCTCTTTTTCACCTGTTGTCAAGGGCAATACCTTATCATAGAAACCGGCTACCGCAACACTACCATCCTTGTTATAAAAGGAGGCGATGATCTGCGATAACGCAACTACGGCGTTAGGTGTCTTTCCGCCAAATTCCCCGGAGTGCGCATCTACATTTGCGGTCTTCACACTAAACTCTAACTGGGCCGCTCCCCTGTAGCTCTTCTCAATGGAAGGTTGGGTTTCACTGAACTGCCCACCATCGGCATTCAGGGCAAAATCTGCTTTGAAGAGCGCTTTATTTCTGGCTAATAACTTGCGGAAATTCGGGCTTCCACTTTCTTCCTCACCTTCAAAAACAAATTTCACATTAACCGGCAAGGTCTTATCCTGGCGTAACATAGCTTCCACTGCCCAAATTGGAATCATCACGCCACTCTTGTCGTCACTGGCCCCGCGACCAAAGATTTTACC comes from Flavihumibacter fluvii and encodes:
- a CDS encoding PQQ-dependent dehydrogenase, methanol/ethanol family, with product MRVILTLIIIMGISTGIAAQVSYQRIANADAEPGNWLTYSGNYAATRYSALNQVNTSNVKRLAPVWIYQLKSAGAPFECTPLVADKIMYISEPPSTVTALDIATGRKIWTYTPEMPKDVKFMGFGPVNRGVALLDNNVYIGTLNAHLVCLDAKSGAIKWNVTVADNKLGYAITCAPVAIDGKIIIGISGGEAGIRGFLDAYNAKTGKLEWRLYTIPGKGEPGNETWQGDSWKTGGAPTWVPGSYDKELNLLYWGIGNPGPDWNGDNRKGDNLYSCSVLAINPTTGKMAWYFQFTPHDTHDWDANQIPVLLDIKIKGIPRKVLATANRNGFYYVLDRKTGEFLAGAAYAKQTWARGLDAKGRPIVIPGKEPTEKGNLVYPSLQGATNWFSPSYSKSAGLFYVSVREMGSLYFKKEVEYKPGEYFMGGGEQLLPGDNASGAVKALDAATGETKWTFRLQSPPWSGVLSTAGGLVFGGSVEGNFFALDAVTGKSKWQFQTGGQIISNPMSFSVNGQQRVAITAGNSLIVFGLIAQ
- a CDS encoding M20/M25/M40 family metallo-hydrolase, which encodes MIKFRVLLLTSLMILSYSTITPVSAQTSYEKYIDGAYETQLKEYADLVAIPSISSIPANKPDVERAADWIVKKLLSIGMTTAKIVPTDGLPAVYGSWDKAIGKPTVLIYAHYDVQPVKDGEWNSPPFTATIDNGKIFGRGASDDKSGVMIPIWAVEAMLRQDKTLPVNVKFVFEGEEESGSPNFRKLLARNKALFKADFALNADGGQFSETQPSIEKSYRGAAQLEFSVKTANVDAHSGEFGGKTPNAVVALSQIIASFYNKDGSVAVAGFYDKVLPLTTGEKEMIKKIPYDPANDMRMLGTTAETGDPNYSPLERIWYRPTLEIIGMQGGYTAADGYSNIIPGKAMARITCRLVDNQNGPEIVDLIVQHINKNCPAGATIQYTYRPNYAVAFKFPDDTKAYRYVADVLTKMYGKEPLQTATGGSVGSLVSIKDELGLYAYSLGFQQSDERAHGANEFFRLANMRKGQLVYCYYLRHLAEEEAGKAKK
- a CDS encoding c-type cytochrome: MLHQFWKPKQFPQLFYSLLLLSIAACTNNAGNSGVVVETGRLPDSIAEGKKMFEATCVRCHGMDGSGLTGPSLKRPKLKHVTDLASFTNVVTMGIAGTGMPGNWAYSNEDCRQLYAYINTIKKQEKEPLKGDPAAGRLVYQNSGCANCHLMYGEGNSIGPELTEIGAIRNTAYLHQAIVDPDATFPESTDPDNGYGFSLYLSVKVATSDGQTITGLRINEDTYTIQLKDTANNYYSFNKDELVSIEKQYGHSVMPSYKTKLSAQEIDNLIAFLHKAGNP
- a CDS encoding group I truncated hemoglobin, with product MPESLFERLGGTTGISSIVDEVVAAHMTNPGISARFTPYIEQPERMAAIRQHTIDFFSSGSGGPVTYTGRDMVTTHKGMNISPAEFVHAVDDILMVLDKHKVDDESKKDVLAILWSLKGMVIGQ
- a CDS encoding S9 family peptidase, encoding MSRFFIFLLFMVVIVPCYAQAKTNWSPEQSLRMKNISAVVPSPDGTKVLYSVREAVMTVDRSEYINQVYVANADGSNTIQLTQGEKNSGAPQWSPDGQWISFTSDRDGKSNLYIMPVNGGEPRKITDVKKSVDAYKWSYDGSRIAFIQVDAATDDDEKNKKAKNDWYFLDEDYKQSRLYLVWLNENDSTGKNKWKKLTSEYHNVNAFDWSPDGKNIVYSHGKSQKVNDNYYGDISVVDVVTGKSTLLVNTEASESNPLYSPDGKQIVYYSSAIPVDWSGPKHAQVYSFADKKTWRLAATPNEDGIILGWAADGQSILWLEASKTLNSIFQIGIDGKTVKLWSDGQGNLVTTGSINISRTHWGFVSQNTRQPGEAYISGLPSFTPQKVSAIHSGLAGLPVPKTEIVKWKAADGKEIEGLLTYPLNYETGKKYPLILNVHGGPAGVFQQTFIAGNQGTYPIAAFAEKGVFVLRPNPRGSSGYGTAFRTANRRDWGGADYKDLMLGVDYVLKMGVADADRLGVMGWSYGGFMSSWIVGHTDRFKAASIGAPVVDLSFQNLTDDIAGFLPSYMKSEPWNDWAVYDAHSPLRYVQNVKTPVLLQHCEGDQRVPISNGLMFYNALKRRDVPVRMLAMPRQGHGPVEPRMVLKTMQTNLEWFDKYLADKKAF
- a CDS encoding fasciclin domain-containing protein, coding for MRNKILTGVAATFFSMIIIAACNNEATQKAPVAVMDTADNPKDSMMVQPEEPKDIVDIVVRSEDHTTLAAALKAAALIDTLKNAGPFTVFAPTNKAFNTLPAGKVDGLLKPEKKAELTKILTYHVVPGNIIAADLKNGQKLTTLEGQVLTVSIKAGKIKINRANIITADLAGKNGVIHVIDAVLIPKK